In the genome of Rhizobium rosettiformans, the window GTGGCATACTACCGCATATTCACTCTGACGATTGTCCGGTCTGCGGACGGGATTACAGCGAGAAGTCCGAAACTCCTCTGCACACACACGTCTCGGCCAGAATAGCGGAACTTACTGCTGCAGCGGGTCAATTGCAGGCGCTGAGCCAAGACCGTGCAAACTCACTGGCCGCGGCTGCGAGCGCAGAAAGGCAGCTCGCTGAGGTTCGAGGCCAACGCCTCGAACCGCAAAGCCGTGATACTCTCAAGACGAGACAGGCTCTGCTGCAAGAGGCCAACCTCGCCCTTCAGCAACTCACTGACAGCGTAGAGGAAGGTGAGCGTCTGCTTGCCGCATCGTCCGCAGCATCGCGCGAACTTTCCAATCTGGCCGCTGCCGACCAGAGCGGCACTGTCCTTCGCGAATCGTTGAGCCGTTTTGCGTCAGAACTTTCCCTCGATCCGATCGGCGCGACCGACGCTGTAGAACCGGCGTTGGCGCGCTTCGCAGCTGAAGCGTCCCGCCTCATTTCGGCATACACCTCGAACCAGACGCTTCGGAGGGAAATGACCGGCAACACTCTGGAAGCGAATCGGCTTCAAGCATCTCGTGAACCCATATTGTCCGAAATCACCGCAACTCAAAACCGCATTGATGTACTTAATGCAGCCAAAGGGCGGGCCGACGCTGTAATCCAAGACGCTCGCGAACTCGCAAAGCGCGCTGGAGAGGCGCGCACAGCGATTGTTAGAAAGGTTTTCAACGGCTCGCTCAACCGGGTCTGGCGCGATCTGTTCGTCCGGTTGGCACCCGAGGAGCCATTCGTTCCTGCCTTTGCGGTACCGGAGACGAATGGAGGGCCAGTCGAGGCTATCCTCGAGACGTGGTACCGGTCGGGCGGCAAGGGGGGAAATCCGCGCGCAATGCTGAGTGCCGGTAACCTGAACACCGCAGCTCTCACACTGTTCCTTGCCCTACATCTCTCCGTAGCGCCGGATCTGCCATGGCTCGTTATCGATGACCCGGTTCAAAGCATGGACGAGGTGCACATTGCGCAGTTTGCAGCGTTGTTGCGCACCTTGGCCAAATCAAAGACTCAACGTCAGATCATCGTGGCAGTGCACGAAAAGCCTCTATTCGATTATCTCGCACTGGAATTAAGTCCAGCCTTTCAGAATGACAGGTTGATTACGATCGAGCTTAGCCGGAGCGCTGATGGCCAAACTCTGATGAATTACCAGCCACATGTTTGGCAACCAGATCAGGCTGTTGCTGCATGATCGTAATCAAGACATGTAGGCGCCGCGGCCAGCATTCATCGTCAGCCCTGTGGAGCCAATACTCTTCTGAGACCGTCTTCAACCGCGACCCTGCTAGCACGCATAACGTTGATCGCATCGCCGACTTCCAACCGATTTAGGAGATCCGGTTTGTCAATTCTGGGACACGGGGTAGACTTAGTCGATGTGGCCGAAGTCGAGCAATTGCTGCTTCTGTCCGATGATTTCCTTGATCGAAGCTTCACCGAGCGCGAACGGGACATATTGACCGAGATCGCCGCCAGTCCGGAGCGCATCGCAGCCAGGTTTGCTGCAAAGGAGGCCGTCCTCAAGGCCTTGCAGACAGGCTTTAGCAATGGATTGTCGTTTCTGGACATCGAGGTTTTCAATCATCCGTCGGGAGCTCCCTACGTGATCCTTCACGGGCCTACTCGCCAGTTATCCGACAGCCTCGGCGTAAGCCGCTGGCTCATCAGTCTGAGCCACGATGGGGGGAAGGCGATCGCCAGCGTAGTTGCCACCTAAAGCATAACTCCGGAGGCCTCTGTCACCGTCAACCTCGGCTGCCACTTCATAGGCAATCACGCCCTGGTCAAGATCGATGCGAACGACGCCTCCCCGGTTTGCTACCATCTGCCTCCAGATCTCAAACCCCTTGAGGATTACCGCTTCCCACTCGGCGAGCGAGCACCGTCCAACTTCCAGGTGACTGACCATGCTCCTGATTGTCCTGAGGAGGCCATAGTCGATCTGATCTATGCCCAACAGAAAGTTGTGGTCCCGTGCGTAATCGAAAGCGAGTGCCACAATCGCCTCCTCCAAGATTCGCGCGCGTCCGCCATCCTCGACCTCATCGAGCAAGGGTTGGCTTTTGCGTTTGCGCTTCAGGAAGGCCCGCAGGTTGGGCGACCAGCCGAGCATCGCCGCATAGGACAAATGAAAGACGTCGTGGAAGCGATATCCATCCGAATCGTAGGCGTTATCGCCAAGCGGCGAGCCTATACGATCTCCATTGATCGATAACTGCACCATGGGCCTGCCATCGATGTGCACCTCCGCGAAGAGAACCTCCATTTGCCGCGGCAATCGCTCAGTCTCCACGCAGGTGCCGTCAAGAGCTTGCTTCCGCTCGTTGGCAGCCGCCCAGCGCTCTTGGACCTTCGCGAGATTGGCACTAGCGACGTCATCGAGGCTGAGATCGAATTTGCTGGCAACATTGGCTAGGTACCAAAGGAGATCGCCCAGTTCCTCGCAGACCCGGTCCTTGAACAGCTTATGCGCTTCGCCATCACGCAGGTGCTTCTTGTACTCGGTGAGAAGCTGACCAGCCTCGCCAGCCAAGCCGAGCATTGGTACGACCAGAGCTTCAGGGTCGTTTTTGCCGGCCGCAACCGAGACATCAGTGCGATGCGCTTCGAGTTGATATGTTCTAAAGTCCATACTCCACTCCTGCTTTGACGCCATTTACGCCGGCTGCTGACCGGCCCGCGTTGGGCTGGTCACCTGAAACCTCGTTGGGGAAAGCGCCAGACAGAATCCGTTCGTTGAGACCCCATTTCGGCGGATACCAGAACTCGATCGGCTCGTTGGTCGGGCTGAATTTCTGCTTGATGCGCATGCGCCCGGTTCTTCCCGCAATCTCCGGATGAGCGACACGCGAGAACTTGTCGATCTCGCAGAATAGGTTCTGGCAATCGATAAGCTGCAGACGCCGGCCCCAAAGCGACGGGAAGTCGATTCCGAAGCGCTCGAATTCGTGCTCCTGCGTGTCGGCGACGAACCTGATAAGCTCCGGCTCATTCAACCCGCCAAAATCTTGAAAACACTTGCGCAAGCCGTCACGGGCGCCTGGACCGGGGATGACGAAATCCATTTCCGAGAAATTCGTGATCATGCTGTAGTTCACGTCGGTCGCGAACTGATAGGCGAGAAAGTCGCCGATCGTCGGATAACCCCGGAAAAGCTCGAAAGCGGTCTGCATCGAGCCTGCGCCTTCCATCCTGTCCGGCAGCTGGTCTTTCATCATTTTTTCCAGCAGCCGCAAATGGTTCTGGTGCTTCGATGGATAGCCAAAGGCAGAGCTTCCCGGCGGCATGATATAAGCGGCCGAATAGATCGTTTCGCCGCGCTGCATCGCGCGCCCAAGAACATTGCAATAGCGTTCGAAACTGTAATCCGAGTAAGTAATCGGCCCCAGTTCAGCTTCCAACATCCTCCAGGTCTCGATCTTGTTGAATAGCTTGAACAGAATGATGCGAAAAAACACCTCCGTGTTGGATCCCGGTAGATCATTCCTGTAGATGACATTCCGGATCAGATACTGGCTGACCCGGTCCGAGGCGCGATAGGCATTTGTGAATTTGTAGGTCGACAGGACCGAGTTGCGCGTCCATGGCTGGGGAGCGCGCTTCGCCCGCTTGAAAAAAATATGTTGGCGTTCAGCTGCAAATCGCCAGTAGCTCTCATAGGCGGCGGTCACCTTCAGAGGGCTGAGATGCTGAACGATGACCATTGGCGCCGAATGGCGCTCACCGCCCGATCCGGCGCCCGTCCATAACAGGCTAGCACTGGCGTCATCAATATCCAGTGGCAGTTGCACCGCCGCCTCGTTCGACTTGGAACGAGGCAGTGTTGCGCGGCGTCTTTTCGCATTTTTTGCTTCAGTCTTCACTTCGTCAATTCACTGTCTCGGCAACATGCAAGCTTTGCCCGGCAGTGCCCAAATCTTCTGGTTTGTTGATAGCGGCCTCGGCAGCTGCGATAACGGGGATCAACCCGACGTCCGTCTTAGAGATTCGCTCGAGCTTTGCCACCCCCACCGTCACATTGAGCCGGACAAATGGCATTCTCATCTCGTGTGCCATGAACTCGCCGAGCTGTTTGAGCCCGAGATAGTTGCCGTAGGCTTTGTCGAAGATTTGCTGGGTCGCATAGAAGGCATTGAGCACCAGACCGCTTTTCGTTGGAACGAAGGTGACGTGTTGCAGGCACGGGAAGCCGAGCTGGGCGCTCGGCGTGTGATCGCGCTCGGGGTCGAATGTCGTGACCTGCATCATGGAGTCGCGAATGCCGTCGCGACCCTCGTACTGCGAAAGCATGTATTC includes:
- a CDS encoding AAA family ATPase; the protein is MSAARLKSVTLTDFRSIRGSISVPLDAPIVLVHGHNGAGKTSLLSGIELALTGSVASLQRVDPDYASHLVHKDAETAKVGIQTNGLAVNESDFTVDANGFSGAALLHTDLSRFYSERCFLAQSSLGRLLELYQDSPKRTDSALTRFVKDLLRLDHLDSIIDGLHDAGDVRRLRSGVPDYAETRDAVPQLEKEIARLRSELAAIDARMEELSKLNSERSSRLAIIDPVQIGAQPVTPESEEQELVRLTNIKREIEVTTRQWQQISYTDASKERVAAEPRREAAHKALLDWQESEGAELTRQLERLASVFPDLPTPSSSGPRYAHAAAVEAVKEELARCTAVLTSDAQAEISESDLDGKITRARARIQALEQQISGFAAEAGVLAQALSGILPHIHSDDCPVCGRDYSEKSETPLHTHVSARIAELTAAAGQLQALSQDRANSLAAAASAERQLAEVRGQRLEPQSRDTLKTRQALLQEANLALQQLTDSVEEGERLLAASSAASRELSNLAAADQSGTVLRESLSRFASELSLDPIGATDAVEPALARFAAEASRLISAYTSNQTLRREMTGNTLEANRLQASREPILSEITATQNRIDVLNAAKGRADAVIQDARELAKRAGEARTAIVRKVFNGSLNRVWRDLFVRLAPEEPFVPAFAVPETNGGPVEAILETWYRSGGKGGNPRAMLSAGNLNTAALTLFLALHLSVAPDLPWLVIDDPVQSMDEVHIAQFAALLRTLAKSKTQRQIIVAVHEKPLFDYLALELSPAFQNDRLITIELSRSADGQTLMNYQPHVWQPDQAVAA
- the acpS gene encoding holo-ACP synthase; this translates as MAEVEQLLLLSDDFLDRSFTERERDILTEIAASPERIAARFAAKEAVLKALQTGFSNGLSFLDIEVFNHPSGAPYVILHGPTRQLSDSLGVSRWLISLSHDGGKAIASVVAT
- a CDS encoding nucleoside triphosphate pyrophosphohydrolase family protein — protein: MDFRTYQLEAHRTDVSVAAGKNDPEALVVPMLGLAGEAGQLLTEYKKHLRDGEAHKLFKDRVCEELGDLLWYLANVASKFDLSLDDVASANLAKVQERWAAANERKQALDGTCVETERLPRQMEVLFAEVHIDGRPMVQLSINGDRIGSPLGDNAYDSDGYRFHDVFHLSYAAMLGWSPNLRAFLKRKRKSQPLLDEVEDGGRARILEEAIVALAFDYARDHNFLLGIDQIDYGLLRTIRSMVSHLEVGRCSLAEWEAVILKGFEIWRQMVANRGGVVRIDLDQGVIAYEVAAEVDGDRGLRSYALGGNYAGDRLPPIVAQTDEPAAYAEAVG
- a CDS encoding nucleotide kinase domain-containing protein, with protein sequence MKTEAKNAKRRRATLPRSKSNEAAVQLPLDIDDASASLLWTGAGSGGERHSAPMVIVQHLSPLKVTAAYESYWRFAAERQHIFFKRAKRAPQPWTRNSVLSTYKFTNAYRASDRVSQYLIRNVIYRNDLPGSNTEVFFRIILFKLFNKIETWRMLEAELGPITYSDYSFERYCNVLGRAMQRGETIYSAAYIMPPGSSAFGYPSKHQNHLRLLEKMMKDQLPDRMEGAGSMQTAFELFRGYPTIGDFLAYQFATDVNYSMITNFSEMDFVIPGPGARDGLRKCFQDFGGLNEPELIRFVADTQEHEFERFGIDFPSLWGRRLQLIDCQNLFCEIDKFSRVAHPEIAGRTGRMRIKQKFSPTNEPIEFWYPPKWGLNERILSGAFPNEVSGDQPNAGRSAAGVNGVKAGVEYGL
- a CDS encoding thymidylate synthase, with the protein product MSKSSSVATEPFVVDETSVSRAYAKILLRIAKGRGKDVSPLVLSISEFKREDENLRKSLDALLKSKGRCVVEDVAYTIFPERLWQMAQGDRAKLFCYYKMAFPAYQAMNRKVNGRGLYFERMMMYGRGPCDGNQLEYMLSQYEGRDGIRDSMMQVTTFDPERDHTPSAQLGFPCLQHVTFVPTKSGLVLNAFYATQQIFDKAYGNYLGLKQLGEFMAHEMRMPFVRLNVTVGVAKLERISKTDVGLIPVIAAAEAAINKPEDLGTAGQSLHVAETVN